A single genomic interval of Aegicerativicinus sediminis harbors:
- the dnaA gene encoding chromosomal replication initiator protein DnaA, giving the protein MNVTAESVWKNCLSFIKDNIQPQAFKTWFEPIKAVKLSNNALSIQVPSKFFYEWLEEHYVKILKVALTKELGETAKLVYVIKMENTYGNKQPFTEKIPSSNRGAVKSQDVDIPLNNKSPELKNPFIIPGIRNVKIESQLNPSYNFDNFLEGDSNRLARNAGLAVANKPGGTSFNPLLVFGGVGLGKTHLAHAIGIEIKDKYPEKTVLYISAEKFTQQYIDSVKKNNRNDFIHFYQIIDVLIIDDVQFLSGKSGTQDVFFHIFNHLHQNGKQVILTSDKAPVDMQDIEQRLLSRFKWGLSAELQTPDFETRVSILKNKLYRDGVEMPEEIIEYVAKNIKTNVRELEGAIISLIAQSSFNKKEITLNLAKDIVEKFVKNTKREVSIDYIQKVVSDYFQMDVSTLQSKTRKRHIVQARQLAMFFAKKFTKASLASIGSQIGKRDHATVLHACKTVDNLSSTDKQFRKYVEDLSKKLSL; this is encoded by the coding sequence ATGAATGTAACTGCGGAATCGGTTTGGAAAAACTGTCTATCATTTATAAAGGACAACATCCAACCGCAAGCCTTCAAAACTTGGTTCGAACCGATCAAAGCAGTGAAGCTTTCCAACAACGCTCTAAGTATCCAAGTTCCCAGTAAATTTTTCTATGAATGGCTAGAGGAACATTATGTTAAAATACTTAAAGTGGCTCTGACCAAAGAATTAGGGGAAACTGCCAAATTGGTGTATGTCATTAAAATGGAAAACACCTATGGCAATAAACAACCTTTTACCGAGAAGATACCTAGCTCCAACAGAGGTGCGGTAAAATCTCAAGATGTTGATATACCCCTTAATAACAAAAGTCCAGAACTAAAAAACCCTTTCATTATACCGGGTATTAGAAATGTAAAGATTGAATCTCAGCTAAACCCGTCCTATAATTTCGATAATTTCTTGGAGGGTGATTCTAACAGGCTGGCTAGAAATGCAGGTTTGGCGGTAGCTAATAAACCTGGAGGAACTTCATTCAACCCTTTATTAGTATTCGGCGGTGTTGGTTTAGGCAAAACGCATTTAGCTCATGCCATTGGTATCGAAATAAAAGATAAATATCCTGAAAAAACGGTATTATATATTTCCGCGGAAAAATTCACACAACAGTATATAGATTCGGTAAAAAAGAACAATCGAAACGATTTTATTCATTTCTACCAAATCATTGATGTGTTGATTATTGATGATGTACAGTTTCTATCAGGAAAATCAGGAACCCAAGACGTTTTCTTCCATATCTTCAACCATTTACATCAAAATGGAAAACAAGTAATACTTACGAGTGATAAGGCACCTGTAGATATGCAAGATATAGAACAGCGTTTGTTATCGAGATTCAAATGGGGATTATCTGCTGAATTACAAACCCCTGATTTTGAGACCCGTGTTTCCATCCTTAAAAATAAATTATATAGAGATGGAGTGGAGATGCCAGAGGAAATAATTGAATATGTTGCCAAAAATATCAAAACAAATGTTCGGGAGCTTGAAGGCGCAATTATTTCTTTGATAGCTCAGTCGTCTTTCAATAAAAAGGAAATTACCTTAAATCTTGCCAAGGACATTGTTGAGAAATTTGTAAAAAACACCAAGAGAGAGGTTTCTATAGACTATATACAAAAAGTAGTTTCAGACTATTTCCAAATGGATGTGAGCACCCTACAGTCTAAAACTAGGAAAAGGCATATTGTACAGGCGAGGCAATTAGCAATGTTCTTTGCGAAAAAATTTACCAAGGCATCATTGGCTAGCATAGGTTCACAAATAGGTAAAAGGGATCATGCAACAGTTCTCCATGCATGTAAAACAGTTGACAATTTATCTTCAACTGATAAGCAGTTTAGAAAATATGTTGAAGATCTATCTAAAAAATTGTCTCTTTAA
- a CDS encoding low molecular weight protein-tyrosine-phosphatase, which yields MKKILMVCLGNICRSPLAHGILESKLPSNDFFVDSAGTANYHVGDLPDQRSIEVARNNGLDITDQRGRQFKVRDFDDFDHIYVMDQSNYADVIYLARNEDDRNKVKLILEELYPNSGTEVADPYYGGRKGFDIVFQQLDEVCEIIADNLIRS from the coding sequence ATGAAAAAGATTTTGATGGTGTGCCTGGGAAATATTTGTCGGTCACCATTGGCGCATGGTATTTTAGAATCCAAACTACCATCTAATGACTTTTTTGTAGACTCTGCCGGAACCGCCAATTACCATGTTGGAGATTTACCAGATCAGCGTTCCATTGAAGTAGCCCGTAATAATGGTTTAGATATAACTGATCAAAGAGGAAGACAATTTAAGGTAAGAGATTTTGATGATTTTGATCATATCTATGTAATGGATCAATCAAATTATGCAGATGTAATTTATTTGGCCAGAAATGAAGATGACCGAAATAAGGTCAAGTTAATATTAGAAGAATTATATCCAAATTCTGGCACTGAAGTTGCGGACCCGTATTATGGAGGCCGCAAGGGCTTTGATATTGTTTTCCAACAATTAGATGAAGTTTGTGAGATTATTGCGGATAACTTAATTAGAAGTTAA
- a CDS encoding SAM-dependent methyltransferase — protein sequence MKGLKELGKLYLIPTRLGDNPPLEVLPISIKKIIELVDDYIVENEKSARRFIKKICPRKPQPKLNLYPLNKYSKQEEIISYLNPCLEGKNMGLLSEAGCPGIADPGADIVKLAHEQGIRVVPLVGPSSIILALMASGMNGQNFAFNGYLPIDLKEKRQALKALEKKSAEEGQSQIFIETPYRNNKILEDLISILHPDTRICVASDLTLPTEFINTQSAGNWKKIKIDLHKRPSIFIIQKD from the coding sequence ATAAAGGGTTTGAAAGAGCTTGGCAAACTTTACTTAATTCCGACACGATTGGGAGATAATCCCCCATTAGAAGTTTTGCCCATATCCATTAAAAAGATCATTGAGCTTGTTGATGATTATATAGTTGAAAACGAAAAATCTGCACGAAGGTTCATTAAAAAAATATGCCCAAGGAAACCTCAGCCTAAATTAAATCTTTATCCACTCAATAAATACTCTAAGCAGGAAGAGATCATTAGCTATCTAAATCCTTGCTTAGAAGGTAAGAATATGGGGCTACTTTCGGAAGCAGGTTGCCCAGGAATTGCTGATCCAGGTGCAGACATCGTAAAATTAGCACATGAGCAAGGTATTCGTGTTGTTCCATTGGTAGGACCCTCTTCAATAATTCTAGCACTTATGGCGTCTGGAATGAATGGCCAAAATTTTGCATTTAATGGTTATTTACCAATTGATCTCAAAGAGAAAAGGCAAGCTCTCAAAGCTTTAGAGAAAAAATCAGCTGAAGAAGGTCAGTCTCAAATTTTTATTGAAACTCCATACCGCAATAATAAAATTCTTGAGGATCTAATATCCATTTTGCATCCGGATACAAGAATTTGTGTAGCTTCCGATTTAACGTTACCTACTGAATTTATAAATACCCAGTCAGCGGGCAATTGGAAAAAAATAAAGATTGATTTGCACAAACGCCCATCAATCTTTATTATTCAAAAGGATTAA
- a CDS encoding peptidoglycan-binding protein LysM — MIKNLTNYVAIPLAISAFVIIALSMNRPVEMPKLPIRNTPIPSIQSDSDDKVEDDLAFVHTVQPLFDNQIDSLDFNFSPFLGNCYVGFKEAVAFKESRGNYFAVNTFGYLGKYQFGRGTLKLIGIDNIDLFLNNPELQEKAFLANAARNKWILRKDINRFVGKKIKGVTVTESGILAAAHLAGPGSVKKFLRSYGRDDFSDAFGTTVRTYLKKFSGYDTSSIIPDRYAKAML; from the coding sequence ATGATCAAGAATCTGACTAATTATGTTGCTATCCCTCTAGCTATCAGTGCTTTTGTAATAATCGCACTATCGATGAATCGACCGGTTGAAATGCCGAAATTACCGATACGGAACACTCCAATTCCTTCAATTCAGAGTGATTCTGACGACAAAGTGGAAGACGATTTGGCGTTTGTCCATACCGTCCAACCTCTTTTTGACAATCAAATAGACTCTTTAGACTTTAACTTTAGTCCATTTTTGGGCAATTGTTATGTAGGCTTTAAAGAAGCTGTTGCATTTAAGGAATCACGAGGAAATTATTTTGCCGTTAATACATTTGGTTATTTAGGGAAGTACCAATTTGGTCGTGGGACACTAAAATTAATTGGTATAGACAATATTGATTTATTCCTAAATAACCCTGAATTACAAGAAAAAGCCTTTTTGGCTAATGCCGCACGAAACAAATGGATATTAAGAAAAGATATTAATCGTTTTGTAGGCAAAAAAATTAAAGGGGTTACTGTAACCGAATCTGGCATTTTAGCCGCTGCCCATTTGGCTGGACCGGGAAGTGTGAAGAAGTTTCTTCGCTCCTATGGCAGGGATGATTTTTCGGATGCATTCGGAACAACTGTTCGGACTTATTTGAAGAAATTTTCAGGCTATGATACGTCTTCAATTATTCCGGATAGATACGCTAAAGCAATGCTATAA
- a CDS encoding DUF2279 domain-containing protein: protein MRFKGLIVVFLFTLYSFYTHAQEDSTSFLKPSDSLNQKRLTTVMLGQGLFYTGSLFALNTFWYKDYDKSKFHTTNDFGQWLQVDKAGHVYSTYQLSRLSSNLFSWSGIDKSKASLYGAFIGFSYVSTIEVLDGYSKEWGYSWSDMAANALGTGLFLGQEFLWNEQRILLKYSYHSTDFARQRPGTLGDGLQEEFLKDYNGQTYWLSFNIQSFTKWDNFPKWLNFAIGYGGHGMLTGSYNSEESGLYPQDRYRQYYLSLDLDLSKIPTKSHFLRTVFDVLNLIKLPFTTVEFNDKKEVLVHPIYF from the coding sequence GTGAGGTTTAAAGGATTGATTGTTGTTTTTCTTTTTACACTCTACTCTTTTTATACGCATGCCCAAGAAGATTCTACCAGCTTTTTAAAGCCTAGCGATAGTTTAAACCAAAAACGACTAACAACTGTGATGTTGGGTCAAGGTTTATTTTATACAGGATCTTTGTTTGCTTTAAATACATTTTGGTATAAGGACTACGATAAATCTAAGTTTCATACAACTAATGATTTTGGACAATGGTTGCAAGTGGACAAAGCCGGGCATGTATACTCTACTTACCAACTTTCTAGATTAAGTTCTAATCTATTTTCATGGAGTGGTATTGATAAATCAAAAGCATCTTTATATGGTGCTTTTATTGGCTTTTCTTATGTGTCAACCATAGAAGTTCTTGATGGTTATTCTAAGGAGTGGGGTTATTCTTGGTCTGATATGGCCGCCAATGCATTAGGAACGGGCTTATTTTTGGGTCAGGAGTTTTTATGGAATGAACAGCGGATTCTGTTGAAGTATTCCTACCATTCAACTGATTTTGCAAGACAACGGCCTGGAACTTTAGGAGATGGTTTGCAAGAAGAATTTCTAAAGGATTATAACGGTCAGACTTATTGGTTAAGTTTCAATATACAGTCATTTACAAAATGGGACAATTTTCCGAAGTGGCTTAATTTTGCTATCGGATATGGTGGACATGGTATGCTGACAGGCTCTTACAATTCAGAAGAATCTGGCCTGTACCCACAGGATCGCTATAGGCAATATTATCTTAGTTTAGATTTAGATTTGTCGAAAATTCCTACAAAGTCACATTTTCTGCGAACCGTTTTTGACGTATTAAACCTAATAAAATTGCCATTTACGACAGTGGAGTTTAACGATAAAAAAGAGGTTTTGGTTCATCCTATCTACTTTTAA
- the mltG gene encoding endolytic transglycosylase MltG, with protein MYIKKILWVIALVGLAVAAYLAYYVYSAMLSPNTAFNNEEAFIFIQTDADYQDVRGQLEPLLGDIETFDALAQRKQYTANIKAGKYRIVKGMNNNEIINSIRSKNIPITVSFNNQNTIGELAGRIGQQIEADSLSLISSILNSEFLESNGFESQTAIAMYLPNSYEFFWNTDADGFRDRMKKEYDKFWTDDRMAMAEEIGLSPVEVMTLASIVYEESKKADEQPIVAGVYINRLKRGIALQADPTLKFAAYQLPEYKNTVIKRVLNVHKEINSPYNTYMYPGLPPGPIAMPDLSAIKAVLNYQKHNYLYFSADPERLGYHKFATTLAQHNANARAYHAYLNSQGIKK; from the coding sequence ATGTACATTAAAAAAATTTTATGGGTAATTGCCCTAGTCGGGTTGGCCGTAGCTGCTTATTTAGCCTATTACGTATATTCGGCAATGTTGAGCCCAAATACCGCCTTCAATAATGAAGAGGCCTTTATTTTTATACAGACTGATGCGGATTACCAAGATGTAAGGGGGCAATTGGAACCATTGCTTGGTGACATTGAAACTTTTGATGCCTTGGCGCAACGTAAACAGTATACTGCCAATATTAAAGCCGGGAAATACAGGATTGTTAAAGGAATGAATAACAATGAAATTATTAATTCCATAAGAAGTAAAAATATCCCTATAACGGTTTCATTTAATAATCAAAATACGATTGGAGAATTAGCTGGAAGAATTGGGCAACAGATTGAAGCTGATAGCCTCAGTTTAATTTCCTCAATTCTTAATTCTGAATTTTTGGAATCTAATGGTTTTGAATCACAAACCGCAATTGCAATGTATTTGCCTAATTCATATGAATTTTTCTGGAATACCGATGCCGATGGGTTTCGGGATAGAATGAAAAAGGAATATGATAAATTTTGGACAGATGACCGCATGGCGATGGCGGAGGAAATTGGATTGAGTCCTGTTGAAGTAATGACTTTGGCATCTATAGTTTATGAAGAATCAAAAAAAGCAGATGAGCAACCAATAGTTGCAGGTGTCTATATCAATAGACTAAAAAGGGGGATAGCTTTACAAGCTGACCCTACCTTAAAATTTGCAGCTTATCAACTTCCTGAATATAAGAATACTGTTATTAAAAGGGTCTTGAACGTTCATAAAGAAATTAATTCTCCCTATAATACTTACATGTATCCTGGATTGCCACCTGGGCCAATTGCAATGCCAGATTTATCAGCAATTAAGGCAGTATTGAATTATCAAAAGCATAATTATCTATATTTTTCAGCGGATCCAGAAAGACTTGGTTACCATAAGTTTGCTACTACACTTGCACAGCATAATGCCAATGCCAGAGCCTATCATGCCTATTTAAACAGTCAAGGTATTAAGAAGTGA
- a CDS encoding GNAT family N-acetyltransferase, with translation MNTLKGTQINLRPLEPEDLDFVYQIENDESLWHLSNSITPFSLFTIREYLKNAHKDIFEVKQLRLLIEDKTSKPLGLIDLFDFDFKNKRAGVGIIIKDEKNRSKGFGKEALDLLLKYSFKYLGLHQIYCNILEDNLSSIKLFESLGFEKVGLKKDWNYNDGEFQNEFLYQLIR, from the coding sequence ATGAATACTTTAAAAGGAACCCAAATAAATTTAAGGCCTTTAGAACCAGAAGATCTAGATTTTGTTTACCAGATTGAAAACGATGAGTCGTTATGGCATTTAAGTAATAGTATTACCCCGTTTTCTTTATTTACAATTCGGGAATATTTGAAGAATGCCCATAAAGACATTTTTGAAGTAAAACAGCTAAGATTACTTATCGAGGACAAGACAAGTAAACCTTTAGGCTTAATAGATTTATTTGATTTTGATTTCAAAAATAAAAGAGCTGGAGTCGGTATTATTATAAAGGATGAAAAGAATAGGAGCAAGGGGTTTGGAAAGGAGGCACTTGATCTATTGTTGAAATATAGTTTTAAGTATTTGGGTCTGCATCAGATTTACTGCAATATATTAGAGGATAATTTGTCTAGTATTAAGCTTTTTGAAAGTTTAGGATTTGAAAAGGTTGGGCTAAAAAAGGATTGGAATTATAATGATGGGGAATTTCAAAATGAATTTTTATATCAATTGATCCGTTAA
- the dapF gene encoding diaminopimelate epimerase: protein MATTFYKYQGTGNDFVIIDNRSLHFDKNDTNRIKSICDRRFGVGADGLILLENHPDYDFKMVYYNSDGNESTMCGNGGRCLVAFAKFLGIIESETVFEAVDGPHRARINKGIVELQMLDVEEIDNSSDHSFLNTGSPHVVVQHKNLDEMDILNEARKIRYSERFKEKGTNVNFVKKISDDTFAVRTYERGVEDETLSCGTGVTAVGIAMNYLKMFDGNEVYIQTPGGNLMIRFNNHGEKYTNVWLIGPAKQVFKGEL, encoded by the coding sequence ATGGCAACAACATTTTACAAATATCAAGGTACTGGCAATGACTTTGTCATTATAGATAACCGTTCGCTTCATTTTGACAAAAATGATACCAATCGTATCAAATCAATTTGCGATAGACGTTTTGGGGTCGGGGCCGATGGTCTAATTTTGTTAGAAAACCATCCAGATTATGATTTTAAAATGGTTTATTACAATTCAGACGGTAATGAAAGTACCATGTGTGGTAATGGAGGAAGATGCTTGGTTGCCTTTGCAAAATTTTTAGGGATTATCGAATCTGAAACTGTTTTTGAGGCAGTCGATGGTCCGCACAGAGCGCGCATTAATAAAGGGATTGTGGAGCTTCAGATGCTTGATGTTGAGGAGATTGATAACTCCTCAGATCATTCATTTTTAAACACTGGGTCACCCCATGTTGTGGTACAACACAAAAATTTGGATGAAATGGATATTCTTAATGAAGCAAGGAAAATTAGATACTCAGAACGGTTTAAGGAAAAGGGGACAAACGTCAATTTTGTAAAAAAGATTTCAGATGACACTTTTGCAGTTCGTACCTATGAAAGAGGGGTAGAGGATGAAACTTTGTCTTGTGGGACAGGTGTAACTGCCGTGGGAATTGCTATGAATTACCTAAAAATGTTTGATGGAAATGAAGTTTATATCCAAACTCCAGGGGGTAATCTCATGATTCGATTTAATAATCATGGTGAGAAATATACAAATGTTTGGTTAATTGGTCCCGCCAAGCAGGTTTTTAAAGGCGAATTGTGA
- a CDS encoding trypsin-like peptidase domain-containing protein has protein sequence MKKVLTLVLVSILGGIMALTADHYLHDNSDDLNQESDSLPSFTIPTSFGTTNTFLTAEAPDFVTAAEKSVHAVVHVKNTAIRSSPSSLEDLIFGGGAPRAQIGTGSGVIISPDGYIITNNHVIAGSQQISITTNDNKIYEAELIGTDPKTDIAVLKINANDDLPYIIIGDSDQAKIGEWVLAVGNPFNLNSTVTAGIISAKSRDLTGNNSQSFIQTDAAVNPGNSGGALVNTKGELIGINTAISSQTGSYIGYSFAVPSNIARKVLEDIMEYGTVQNGMLGVAGTSLNSKYAEQLKVATSEGFYVGSVESGSGAYRAGIQEGDVITKLDNISINKFSDLKGYLDTKRPKDVVSVTILRDGNFKVIPVTLEKINSIQLPIIGTVKDANKEELRKYGVDYGVKISALSPKYADSWRKNGVTEGSIVTAINDRRVNSVEDAKQILESKSSNDPLKFEVINNRGEKETYYWR, from the coding sequence ATGAAAAAGGTTCTTACTCTGGTATTGGTTTCGATATTAGGCGGAATAATGGCTTTGACCGCCGATCATTACCTACATGACAATTCCGATGATTTAAATCAGGAATCAGATTCTTTACCGTCTTTTACAATTCCAACTTCGTTTGGTACGACAAATACATTTTTGACTGCTGAAGCTCCCGATTTTGTAACAGCAGCTGAGAAATCTGTGCATGCGGTAGTCCATGTTAAAAATACTGCCATCCGTTCTTCCCCAAGCTCTTTAGAGGATTTAATCTTTGGTGGTGGTGCTCCAAGAGCACAGATCGGTACCGGTAGTGGTGTTATAATTTCACCAGATGGATACATTATAACAAATAACCATGTAATAGCGGGTTCACAACAAATTTCCATAACTACTAATGATAATAAAATCTATGAAGCTGAACTAATAGGTACTGACCCAAAAACAGACATTGCTGTTTTGAAGATAAACGCCAATGACGATTTACCATATATTATTATTGGCGATTCAGACCAAGCAAAAATTGGTGAATGGGTTTTAGCCGTTGGAAACCCTTTTAATCTAAATTCCACTGTTACAGCGGGAATCATAAGTGCTAAGTCTAGAGATTTAACAGGCAATAATTCCCAATCCTTTATACAAACGGACGCAGCGGTTAATCCAGGAAATTCTGGAGGTGCTCTGGTAAATACCAAGGGTGAATTGATAGGCATTAATACTGCCATCAGCTCACAAACCGGTTCTTATATAGGTTATTCCTTTGCCGTACCTAGCAATATAGCTCGAAAGGTATTGGAAGATATCATGGAATATGGAACAGTACAAAATGGAATGTTAGGAGTTGCAGGAACTAGTTTAAACAGCAAATATGCTGAACAATTAAAGGTTGCAACTTCCGAAGGGTTTTATGTAGGGTCCGTAGAAAGTGGTTCTGGCGCCTATCGAGCAGGAATCCAAGAAGGAGATGTCATTACAAAATTGGATAATATCTCAATCAACAAATTTTCTGATCTGAAAGGATATTTAGATACCAAACGACCAAAAGATGTTGTGTCTGTAACTATCTTAAGAGATGGTAACTTCAAAGTAATTCCTGTTACACTCGAAAAGATTAACTCTATACAATTGCCAATTATTGGTACAGTTAAAGATGCCAATAAGGAGGAATTAAGAAAATACGGAGTAGATTATGGCGTGAAGATTTCTGCTTTGAGCCCAAAGTACGCAGATTCCTGGAGAAAAAATGGCGTTACAGAAGGCAGCATTGTTACGGCGATAAATGATCGCAGGGTTAATAGTGTTGAGGACGCAAAACAAATCTTGGAATCTAAGTCTAGTAATGATCCTTTAAAGTTTGAAGTGATTAACAACCGTGGTGAAAAGGAAACATATTATTGGCGATAA
- a CDS encoding glyceraldehyde-3-phosphate dehydrogenase, with the protein MTLNGVYEKELAFQADRRRATVEFIKIVSDLWYEKSIELVLFRNQLIDRNVSEILNLHEYAGAFVQKPISIFDSVEIAQAIKKLDIPPAKLDIGKLTYEFHLEDQKYSTATAFVANKLKDAKNYGTIQPKDVVLYGFGRIGRLLARELLRRTGKGSQMRLRAVVVRGNIDQTSLEKRASLLRNDSVHGEFPGTVTTSIESQSLIINGTTVKFISANNPEDIDYNSYGIQDALIIDNTGAFRDETALQRHLKATGVSQVLLTAPGKGIPNIVHGVNHKLYDPTTNNIVSAASCTTNAITPILKAIDDTYAVVSGHIETIHAYTNDQNLVDNFHSKYRRGRAAALNMVITETGAGKAVSKALPNLEGKLTSNAIRVPVPNGSLAILNLNLGTNTSIEGINATLKKYALEGDLVEQIKYEINDELVSSDIVGSSAPSIYDSKATIVNTEGNNAILYIWYDNEYGYSQQVIRLAKYVSKVRRYTYY; encoded by the coding sequence ATGACTCTTAATGGTGTCTATGAAAAAGAATTGGCATTTCAAGCCGATCGTCGCCGTGCAACGGTAGAATTCATTAAAATCGTTAGCGATTTGTGGTACGAAAAATCTATTGAATTGGTTCTATTTAGAAATCAACTTATAGATAGAAATGTCAGCGAAATATTAAATCTACATGAATATGCTGGAGCATTTGTACAAAAGCCTATTTCAATTTTCGATTCAGTTGAAATTGCACAGGCTATCAAAAAACTAGATATTCCCCCAGCAAAACTCGATATTGGAAAATTGACGTATGAGTTTCATCTAGAAGATCAGAAATATTCCACAGCAACAGCTTTTGTTGCCAATAAATTAAAGGATGCCAAAAATTATGGAACCATCCAACCTAAGGATGTTGTGCTTTATGGTTTTGGAAGGATAGGTCGACTACTTGCTAGAGAACTACTGAGAAGAACCGGGAAAGGGTCTCAAATGCGCTTGAGAGCTGTAGTTGTTAGAGGAAATATTGACCAAACTAGCCTTGAAAAGAGAGCCTCCCTTCTAAGAAATGATTCTGTACATGGCGAATTTCCAGGGACTGTTACTACAAGTATAGAGTCGCAATCTTTAATAATAAATGGAACAACTGTAAAATTTATTTCAGCTAACAATCCCGAAGATATCGACTACAACTCTTACGGAATTCAAGATGCTCTTATAATAGACAACACTGGAGCATTTAGAGATGAGACTGCACTACAACGACACTTAAAGGCAACAGGAGTTAGTCAAGTTCTTTTAACTGCTCCAGGCAAAGGCATCCCGAATATTGTTCATGGAGTTAACCATAAATTGTATGATCCGACTACCAACAATATTGTATCTGCAGCTTCATGTACCACCAATGCCATTACACCTATTTTAAAGGCAATAGATGACACATACGCCGTAGTTTCAGGACATATTGAAACCATTCACGCTTATACCAATGACCAGAATTTGGTTGATAATTTTCATTCTAAATACCGAAGGGGTCGTGCAGCTGCATTAAATATGGTAATCACTGAAACAGGGGCTGGTAAGGCAGTTTCGAAGGCTCTTCCAAACTTGGAAGGAAAGTTGACTTCAAATGCAATAAGGGTTCCCGTTCCAAATGGTTCATTGGCTATTTTAAATCTTAATCTAGGCACCAACACTAGTATTGAAGGCATTAATGCCACCCTTAAAAAATATGCATTAGAGGGCGATTTGGTTGAACAGATTAAATATGAAATTAATGATGAATTAGTTTCAAGTGACATAGTTGGAAGTTCAGCACCTTCTATTTACGATAGCAAAGCAACAATTGTTAATACTGAAGGCAACAATGCCATATTGTATATATGGTACGATAATGAATATGGCTATAGTCAACAAGTTATAAGATTGGCAAAGTATGTTTCTAAAGTAAGAAGATATACTTATTATTAA
- a CDS encoding tRNA (guanine-N1)-methyltransferase, with protein MRHLKLFLLCSVSALFINFNAQAQKRDTEDEGLSLDGSPIDGQFEYIIKKSNSYKDYKVVKKNMLETLKSHTMDTLNAVRKDLVDTQQKVDEQATEISNLKTDLASTTDNLNKTKEEKDSMALFGIQMSKGGYNVLMWSIIGILFALLLLFIYKFKNSNAVTRQAKIALAETEEEFEEHRRTALEREQKVRRQLQDELNKQKKM; from the coding sequence ATGAGGCATTTAAAGCTTTTTTTACTGTGCAGTGTTAGCGCCCTTTTTATCAATTTCAATGCCCAGGCACAAAAAAGAGACACAGAAGATGAAGGCCTTTCATTAGATGGAAGCCCTATTGATGGACAATTTGAATACATCATTAAAAAATCTAATTCCTACAAGGATTACAAGGTTGTTAAAAAGAACATGTTAGAGACTTTAAAGTCTCATACCATGGATACCCTAAATGCAGTTAGAAAGGATTTAGTAGATACTCAGCAAAAGGTTGACGAACAGGCCACCGAAATTTCCAACTTAAAGACAGATCTTGCTAGCACCACTGATAATCTCAATAAGACTAAAGAAGAGAAAGACAGCATGGCTTTGTTTGGTATTCAAATGAGTAAAGGAGGATATAATGTATTAATGTGGAGTATCATCGGCATACTGTTTGCTCTATTGTTGCTTTTCATTTATAAATTTAAAAATAGTAATGCGGTAACTCGACAAGCAAAAATTGCCTTGGCAGAAACAGAGGAAGAGTTCGAGGAACACCGAAGAACAGCTTTGGAAAGAGAACAAAAAGTTCGCCGACAATTACAAGATGAGCTTAATAAGCAAAAAAAGATGTAA